TATTAAAATAAACAGCTATTTATTTTTACAGATCTTTCATATCTGGCGGGAAAATATTTTTAAACTTCTTATCGCTTTGCTTTGCTTTTTTAAAACAATTGACGTATCTATTTATCTAAATCATCTTCGGCTGTTTCAAATTTTTGAATTGTATCATCTGCTTCATCATCATTTAAAGCATATGCTTCTTGTTCCAATTGTTTTGCCGATTGCTGCTCAGCAAATTTTGTTAATGCATCAACAGTGATCAAATCGTCATCATCATCATCCATGTCTCTTAACTCAATTTCTTTTTCGTCAATATTTAATACACGCATGTTCAAACCTAAGGCTTGGAGTTCTTTGACCAGTACTCGGAATGATTCAGGAACACCTGGTTTTGGAATTGGCTCATTTTTGACAATAGCTTCGTAAGTTTTTACACGACCAACTACGTCATCAGATTTGTAGGTTAAGATTTCTTGTAAAGTATAAGCTGCACCATAAGCTTCCAATGCCCATACTTCCATTTCACCAAATCGTTGTCCACCAAATTGTGCTTTCCCACCTAGAGGTTGTTGAGTAACTAATGAATAAGGTCCAATTGAACGAGCATGTAATTTATCATCGACCATATGTGCTAATTTAATCATGTACATGACACCAACAGATATACGATTATCAAACGGTTCACCGGTACGCCCATCATATAAAATAGTCTTAGCATCACTAGCCATACCTGCTTCACGAACAGTTTCCCAAACATCTTCATCAATTGCTCCATCAAAGACTGGTGTAGCAACATGAATACCTAATTGACGGGCAGCCATTCCTAAATGAAGTTCTAACACTTGTCCAATATTCATACGTGATGGCACACCTAAAGGATTTAACATAATATCAATTGGTGTTCCATCTGGAAGAAACGGCATATCTTCTTCCGGCATAATTCTAGACACAACCCCTTTATTTCCATGACGACCAGCCATTTTATCTCCTTCGTGGATTTTCCGTTTTTGAACAATGTATACACGAACAAGAATATTGACACCTGGAGATAATTCATCGCCCGCTTCACGAGTGAAAATCTTGACATCATGAACAATGCCACCACCGCCATGTGGTACACGAAGTGATGTATCACGTACCTCACGTGCTTTTTCACCAAAAATCGCATGCAATAAACGTTCTTCTGCTGAAAGTTCTGTTACGCCTTTAGGAGTTACCTTACCAACTAATAGATCCCCATCATGAACTTCAGCACCGATTCGAATAATTCCCATTTCATCTAGGTCTTTTAACGCATCTTCTCCTACATTAGGAATTTCACGAGTAATTTCTTCTGGTCCTAATTTTGTATCTCGTGCTTCAGATTCATATTCTTCAATATGAATAGAAGTGTATACATCATCTTTAACCAAACGTCGACTCATAATAACCGCGTCTTCATAGTTATAGCCTTCCCAAGTCATAAAAGCGACCAAGACATTTTGTCCTAAAGCCATTTCTCCTTCTTCCATCGAAGGACCATCAGCTAAAATATCCCCTTTTTCAACTTTTTCACCTAAATGGATAATTGGACGTTGATTATAACTTGTTCCTGAGTTTGAGCGACGGAATTTTGTTACCATATATTTGTCTAAAGCACCATTATTTCTTCGAACACGAATCTCAGATGCATCAACATATTCAACTACACCATCATATTTACATAATAAGGAAGCACCTGAGTCATGAGCTGATTTGTATTCCATCCCAGTACCAACAAGCGGTGAATGTGGTGAAACCAATGGAACAGCCTGACGTTGCATGTTTGCTCCCATTAAAGCTCGGTTGGAGTCATCATTTTCTAAGAAAGGAATACATGCAGTAGCTACTGCAACTACTTGTTTTGGTGAAACATCCATGTAATCCACTTTCTCAACAGCAACTTCTAAGTTTTCGCTTTGAAGACGAGCCATAACAACATCCTCAGCGAAGGTACCATCTTCATTTAATGGTGAATTTGCCTGAGCAACAATATAATGGTCTTCAATATCAGCAGTTAGATAGTCTACTTGATTTGTTACTTGGCTTGTTTCACGATTCACTCGTCGATAAGGTGTCTCAATAAAGCCAAATTTATTTACCTTTGCATAGCTAGATAAGCTATTGATCAATCCAATATTTGGACCTTCGGGTGTTTCAATTGGACACATACGTCCATAGTGAGAGTAATGAACATCTCGCACTTCATAACCAGCACGATCACGTGTTAGTCCACCAGGTCCTAAAGCAGATAAACGACGTTTATGTGTCAATTCACCTAGCGGATTTGTTTGATCCATAAATTGTGATAATTGTGAAGAACCGAAAAATTCTTTAATACTAGCTACTACAGGGCGAATATTAATCAACAATTGAGGTGTTAGTGTTTCAGTGTCTTGGATAGACATCCGTTCACGAACGACACG
The genomic region above belongs to Melissococcus plutonius ATCC 35311 and contains:
- the rpoB gene encoding DNA-directed RNA polymerase subunit beta, producing MAGHVVKYGKHRERRSFARISEVLELPNLIEIQTDSYQWFLDEGLREMFEDILPIEDFQGKLSLEFVDYELKEPKYTVEEARAHDANYSAPLHVTLRLTNRETGEIKSQEVFFGDFPLMTEMGTFIINGAERVIVSQLVRSPGVYFHGKVDKNGKEGFGSTVIPNRGAWLELETDAKDISYVRIDRTRKIPLTVLVRALGFGSDDTIFEIFGDSESLRNTIEKDLHKNTNDSRTEEGLKDIYERLRPGEPKTADSSRNLLNARFFDPKRYDLASVGRYKVNKKLDLKTRLLNLTLGETLVDPETGEILAEKETILTHQVIETLNDALDHGLNSITYYPSEDGVATEPVTVQTIKVVSPKDPERVINVVGNNYPTNDVKTIQPADIIASMSYFFNLMEGIGNVDDIDHLGNRRIRSVGELLQNQFRIGLARMERVVRERMSIQDTETLTPQLLINIRPVVASIKEFFGSSQLSQFMDQTNPLGELTHKRRLSALGPGGLTRDRAGYEVRDVHYSHYGRMCPIETPEGPNIGLINSLSSYAKVNKFGFIETPYRRVNRETSQVTNQVDYLTADIEDHYIVAQANSPLNEDGTFAEDVVMARLQSENLEVAVEKVDYMDVSPKQVVAVATACIPFLENDDSNRALMGANMQRQAVPLVSPHSPLVGTGMEYKSAHDSGASLLCKYDGVVEYVDASEIRVRRNNGALDKYMVTKFRRSNSGTSYNQRPIIHLGEKVEKGDILADGPSMEEGEMALGQNVLVAFMTWEGYNYEDAVIMSRRLVKDDVYTSIHIEEYESEARDTKLGPEEITREIPNVGEDALKDLDEMGIIRIGAEVHDGDLLVGKVTPKGVTELSAEERLLHAIFGEKAREVRDTSLRVPHGGGGIVHDVKIFTREAGDELSPGVNILVRVYIVQKRKIHEGDKMAGRHGNKGVVSRIMPEEDMPFLPDGTPIDIMLNPLGVPSRMNIGQVLELHLGMAARQLGIHVATPVFDGAIDEDVWETVREAGMASDAKTILYDGRTGEPFDNRISVGVMYMIKLAHMVDDKLHARSIGPYSLVTQQPLGGKAQFGGQRFGEMEVWALEAYGAAYTLQEILTYKSDDVVGRVKTYEAIVKNEPIPKPGVPESFRVLVKELQALGLNMRVLNIDEKEIELRDMDDDDDDLITVDALTKFAEQQSAKQLEQEAYALNDDEADDTIQKFETAEDDLDK